A genomic region of Candidatus Eremiobacteraceae bacterium contains the following coding sequences:
- a CDS encoding type III secretion system chaperone — protein sequence MEKTPRAQELNAHILRLARDKGALADKDLHALLAVEYGVAVSAQPIASVDHMLFSANVNLAKRRLVRYGLLSLDAQKHISITAQGELFLARAFTRLDARVRRCLDDAWLNIEVPVQAASVAGERAERASEEDEGSPLHELLCASNLEFHDLDDGGALVPVWSRLRSWIVDLRESNGWICLRTHVMALPDKPAARMAVIDTAMRANSNLMSWRFSLGPRSQAIFLEAECRADQLDGDDLAGIIALLRSTAEEQYEALLKIALAPSPLDALEAAFKRSA from the coding sequence ATGGAAAAGACGCCGCGAGCTCAGGAACTCAACGCCCATATCCTCAGACTCGCTCGCGACAAAGGCGCGCTCGCGGATAAGGATCTGCACGCGCTGCTCGCGGTCGAATACGGCGTTGCGGTCAGCGCGCAGCCGATCGCCTCGGTCGATCACATGCTGTTCTCGGCGAACGTCAATCTCGCGAAGCGGCGTCTCGTGCGTTATGGCCTGCTCTCGCTCGACGCCCAAAAGCACATCTCGATCACCGCACAAGGCGAACTATTCCTCGCGCGAGCGTTCACGCGCCTCGACGCACGAGTGCGACGCTGCCTCGACGACGCATGGCTCAACATTGAAGTGCCCGTCCAGGCCGCATCAGTCGCGGGCGAGCGCGCCGAACGCGCCTCGGAAGAAGACGAAGGGTCGCCGCTTCACGAGCTGCTCTGCGCCTCGAATCTCGAGTTCCATGACCTGGACGACGGCGGGGCGCTTGTGCCCGTTTGGTCTCGGCTCCGTTCCTGGATCGTCGATCTCCGCGAGTCGAACGGCTGGATCTGTTTGCGGACGCACGTCATGGCGCTGCCGGATAAGCCGGCGGCGCGGATGGCGGTCATCGACACGGCGATGCGCGCGAATTCGAATCTCATGTCCTGGAGGTTCTCGCTCGGACCTCGTTCGCAGGCGATCTTTCTCGAAGCCGAGTGCCGCGCAGATCAACTCGACGGCGACGATCTCGCCGGCATCATCGCTCTGCTCCGCTCGACGGCCGAAGAGCAATACGAAGCGCTCCTCAAGATCGCGCTTGCGCCGTCTCCGCTCGACGCTCTCGAGGCTGCGTTCAAGCGCTCGGCGTGA
- a CDS encoding LysE family translocator, with protein MHASALLAFIALDTVLCLIPGPAVMAVVGAALGRKQAGFATAAGILTGNTIYFAASAFGIVSVIVASQNAFVVLKWCGAAYLAYLGVRAIASPHAGELDSAIVVGRPAVGKNWVGGTLTQLANPKAFVFFGAIVPQFVDPHTPLLIQVVILGVASLLIELVVLTAYVLSVEAIRLRGIKPAARALAERIGGAFLLGVAAAVLAEHA; from the coding sequence ATGCACGCTTCGGCGCTTCTCGCGTTCATCGCCCTCGACACCGTCCTTTGCCTCATCCCGGGCCCGGCAGTGATGGCAGTCGTCGGCGCCGCACTCGGCCGCAAGCAAGCCGGCTTTGCGACCGCCGCCGGGATCCTCACCGGCAATACGATCTACTTCGCGGCCTCGGCTTTCGGCATTGTGTCGGTTATCGTCGCGTCGCAGAACGCGTTCGTCGTCCTCAAATGGTGCGGTGCCGCGTATCTCGCCTATCTCGGCGTCCGCGCGATCGCGTCGCCTCACGCGGGAGAGCTCGATTCAGCCATAGTCGTGGGTCGACCGGCGGTCGGGAAGAACTGGGTGGGCGGCACGCTGACACAGCTCGCCAACCCGAAGGCGTTCGTGTTCTTCGGCGCCATCGTGCCGCAATTCGTCGATCCACACACGCCGTTGCTCATCCAGGTCGTCATCCTCGGCGTCGCGTCGCTGCTCATCGAACTCGTCGTCCTGACAGCGTACGTGCTCAGCGTCGAAGCGATCCGCCTTCGCGGGATCAAACCTGCGGCGCGCGCGCTCGCCGAGCGCATCGGCGGGGCATTTCTCCTCGGCGTCGCCGCCGCCGTGCTCGCCGAACATGCATAG